The window ACAGATGTCATTTGCTCCACTATAATCAGCCTCCATATACAGGTACTCAACAACCATTTCGTAGTTGTAATACGTGTACGGACCTGAAAAATTGCAACATGGAGATGCATGTCTCCATGTTTCAATTGCAGGTCCTATTGCATCCAATCAGTCCAGGACGGCTCTCTTTCAAAAATAGAAAGTAGTGGAAAGGGAAAAAATACCAAAAACAATAAAGGTTTGTCCAAGAGCATCTCTACCAGTTCCCCAATCCCCAGTCCAACTGCTATATTGGGATAATAGATAAGAAACTAGTGATCCAACAGTCTCCCAAAATATTTTCCTTTTCCCAATAATTATTGGAACATCCCAACAATTCACCCCACCTCTCCCTAAATAAGGGGTGAGTTCTGACTCTCCCAATAAAATAGTTGGATTGGAAGAAAGTCATTGGGAGACTGTAAAAGCAACTCTTACAATAATTCTAAAACTGCTATTGGAACATCTCCCAATACCAGTACGGATTAGTGGAGCACTACTGGAGATGCTCTACGATCGTGATCGCCAACATGTCGTGCGCGGGAGATGCCTAGGAGGTTGTGCTGCAATAGCTGATAAACTATACTAGTATGCAATAACTATACCTCTCTACCCAAGAGACATAGCTAGAGGCCATTTGCCCCACTATAATCACACTCCATATACAGGTAATCGACAACCATTTCGTAGTTGTAATACGGTACACGGATCTAAAAATTGCAACATGGAGATGCATGTCTCCACGTTTCAATTGCAGGTCCTATTGCATCCAATCAGTCCAGGACGACTCTCTCATAAGAAGTTAACAACCTGCACGAACTAGACCACAGAGGAGGCGCGCGAGATTTTGTGGATCACCTTGCATCCAAGTGAGCAGAAAAGGTAGCCCGCGTCGTGGAGACCCCGGCCGCATTCCTCACACTTTGTCATGCCGGGCTTTGCCTTGCAGGAAATCGTCCGCTTGTCGAGGAAAACTGCAGGTTTGCCGTTGACGACATACGTCTGCACCTGGGACACATTCAGCAGGTGCTCCAGGTCTTCCACCCTCACAAGGCAGTGCGACGAAGACTTCCGGATCTACAGCCCCGCCCACACAGCACGCGTCAGAACGCACAGGTCACCTCGAAATGAATCTAACCTTTGCCACGCTCCAcggctgctagctgctgcataTACCTGGATGATTTCGTGGCCTGCGTGGTCGCCGAGGCATCTGGAGCAGAGGGCGCGACCGGCGCAGTTGGTGCAGAAGAAATTGCAGCAGCCGGCGCTCCTCGTCGAGCGCCACGCATCACGGTGGTCCGGGCATGGCTCGAAGAAGTTCGTCGTCTCCAGAAGCCGACGCAGCcacgccggcggggagcgctgCGCGTCCAGAAGTGCCATCTTCTTCAGGCCGGTCATGGTGCGATGCCTTTCCCTGGATCGAAAACTACAGGCAGTAACCAACGCCGACAGCTGAAGAATTATGTGTACAGAAACTACAGACTACGTCCAATCGAGAAGGCGAGAAGCAAAGAAGAACTAAGGATTCACAAACCTGCGAGGAGATCTCTACAGATGGAGAAGGCAAATCGGATCCCCTTTCTTtcaattttgatttgaaatgaATAATGGTTTGTGCTAGATCTTAGAGATATATATAAAGCTATACCCAACAAGTAACGTAGATATCTATATATTTTAAATGGTTTTGTGGGAAAAGGCTTAGCCAGTTTTGGGTTGATTCAGGCGGGGGGGATTTGAATTTCGCTTCAAATTGAAGGGGGAGgacgaaggaaaaaaaattgggaACAATTGTGCAAGAGGCCTGGTGTCTGTACGCAGATGGGCCATTGTTTCATTTGATCacatttcacatgcatgaaTCTCTAGATGGCCCAAATAAAATCCCTTCTTGCTCacatttcacatgcatgaaCCATTGCCCAATGAATTAACGGTGAGTCCGCAGGAGCAAAATGAAATACGCCAACACCTGAGAAaaattctcatttttcacataCAAATCCTCTTCGCGGGCACACCTCTTTAATGTTTCCGTGCACTCACTCCGTTCTAAATTTTTAGTTAtcttggcttttctagattcataggtgttactatgcacctagacataatatatatatagatacatagcaaagtttatgaatctagaaaaacaagaacaaataataatatgaGATGGACGGAGTAGTTCATATTCTCGGAGGATAGCTACGGTGAGGTGCGCACAGGATGTTGCACCtagcacaaaaaaaaagttcacaTAGAAACAAGAAAACACGTTTTCGTTTTAAGGCATCAAGACAACCTGCACACCCTGTTTCGCTCAAAATCTTGCTCTCTAGCCCATTGCTTTTAATAGAGAGGTCCCTCCAATATACTTAATGCCAAAAAACCATGTCATGGCCAACCTGTAATTTAACTTTTGAAGTAAAAGTGAAACTACCTTAGATCCCCACCCGGCCACCCCAAATCATCGGCATAAAAGAAAATGTATCCACATATCACATCTCAAAAGTATTATTATTGTCATTTCACACAGTGAACGTAAAAAGTAGGAGGCGGCAAACATTGCCACAAATAACCTGTTGTATACATATATGTGATGATATTCATCTCCACAATTTTTCTTGTCTAACCAATAGATCACTTATGCTGGAGGTATCTCATTGTGATCATGTCGTGCCGGAACTGATTATGCACTTCTCATAATAAACGGGATAAGCTTCCTAGCTTGATAATTCCATTATAGTCCTCCCATAGAGCACAATATCATAATGTATTTTGAATGATAAACAACATATATATAGATGTGACATGTACTTATACCATGGGTACCCCCACCAGGGTATCGAGATCGCCTATGCCAAAACCTCTTACAATAATGATCATGCCATGACTCAAGGGCACAAACTTAGACGGCTAGGGGCGCATCCCGACTGGTGTGGGTCTGGCTGGCCGCCAGCCAGGCCCCACCTGGAGAAGCCTCCTTACCTCATGTGACTAAATAGTGCCCCAATCGGGGGTTCCGACTAACAGGGGCAACATGTCGAGGTATGGTACTGAAGCCGTCTAGGGTGCCCGAGGCACACACATGCCCTCTCTGGTGGACGCTGCAATGTTGACAAGACAGTGATAGCAAGAGCCATGCCGGGCAGATCTGCTACAGTAAAATGGTGTAGCCTCACCAAGAATCACACCGCCAGGAACTGTGTGGGGGTGTGAATAGGGTGGTGCCAACCTGTGTTCACATCCCGACAGGACGGAAACATGGATGACAAAAAAACAATTCCGGACCCTCCCTATTCCCTAACCACAGAGATCGCCGGAGGACATAAATGGGATCAAGTTTTGACATGAAAGAAATATATAAAATCATCATGAAATAATCATACCCA is drawn from Panicum virgatum strain AP13 chromosome 1N, P.virgatum_v5, whole genome shotgun sequence and contains these coding sequences:
- the LOC120653248 gene encoding protein RGF1 INDUCIBLE TRANSCRIPTION FACTOR 1-like, producing the protein MTGLKKMALLDAQRSPPAWLRRLLETTNFFEPCPDHRDAWRSTRSAGCCNFFCTNCAGRALCSRCLGDHAGHEIIQIRKSSSHCLVRVEDLEHLLNVSQVQTYVVNGKPAVFLDKRTISCKAKPGMTKCEECGRGLHDAGYLFCSLGCKATGIEDRLDFNVSFAVNPRSESESTSDNEDSSQS